In Labilibaculum sp. DW002, one DNA window encodes the following:
- a CDS encoding GH92 family glycosyl hydrolase, translating to MKKSNLIILLFVAVLSACAGEQSIQESSMSNVDLANPLMGTDSDHSLSNGNTYPAIALPWGMNFWTPQTGKMGDGWCYAYDAKKIRGIKQTHQPSPWINDYAAFSLMAVTGDLKYKEEERGSWFSHKAEEAKPYVYSVYLADYDVTAEVTPTERAAMFRFTFPENDNSYILLDGFFKGSEVTILPEERKIIGYCRNNSGGVPDNFHNYFVAEFDKDFELTHTWNGDKLNEGSKRETGEHVGAIIGFKTKKGETVHVKVASSFVSPKQAQLNLSREIGSKDFNQLKEDAKTTWETEFARIKVEGGTDDQLKTFYSCLYRVLLFPRKFYEINDKNEVIHYSPYNGKVLPGYMFTDNGFWDTFRAVFPFFTLMYPDLNAQIMEGLANTYKESGWLPEWASPGHRGCMIGSNSASLIADSYLKGIRGYDIETLYEAILKNTQGYNEEVNSVGRFGAAYYNELGYVPYNVGVNENTARTLEYAYADFCIWKLAQELGRPQAEIDLFAKRAQNFKNVFDKESGLMRGKNEDGNFQSPFNPLKWGDAFTEGNSLHYTWSVFQDIDGLINLMGGKEKFISTLDGVFEMAPEFDASYYGFTIHEIREMQIANMGNYAHGNQPIQHMIYLYNFAGQPWKAQSRVREVMDKLYTPQADGYCGDEDNGQTSAWYVFSSMGFYPVCPGTDEYVFGSPLFDKVTLTMQNGKTFTITSSGNTSENVYVNDIKLNGKTYGENYIKHNEFLNGGNLEFKMSAEPNKERGTSEESFPYSMSK from the coding sequence ATGAAGAAATCAAACTTAATTATATTGTTGTTTGTAGCTGTTTTATCAGCTTGTGCGGGAGAGCAAAGTATTCAAGAATCGAGTATGTCAAATGTTGATCTTGCCAACCCTTTGATGGGAACAGATTCAGATCATTCGTTGTCAAATGGAAATACGTATCCTGCAATTGCTTTGCCTTGGGGAATGAATTTTTGGACCCCTCAAACGGGTAAAATGGGAGATGGCTGGTGCTATGCTTATGATGCAAAAAAGATTAGAGGAATCAAGCAAACACATCAACCTAGTCCTTGGATTAATGACTATGCGGCTTTCTCGTTGATGGCTGTAACCGGTGATTTAAAGTATAAAGAAGAGGAACGAGGATCGTGGTTCTCTCACAAGGCTGAAGAAGCAAAGCCATACGTTTATAGCGTTTATTTAGCCGACTATGACGTAACGGCTGAAGTTACTCCAACAGAGCGTGCAGCTATGTTTCGCTTTACCTTTCCAGAGAACGATAATTCGTATATCCTTTTAGATGGCTTTTTTAAAGGATCAGAAGTGACCATTCTTCCAGAAGAACGCAAGATTATAGGATATTGTAGAAACAATAGTGGTGGTGTTCCTGATAATTTCCATAACTATTTTGTTGCTGAATTCGATAAAGATTTTGAATTGACTCATACTTGGAATGGGGACAAATTAAATGAAGGATCTAAAAGAGAAACGGGAGAACATGTTGGTGCGATTATTGGTTTTAAGACAAAAAAAGGAGAAACTGTTCATGTGAAAGTTGCTTCTTCATTTGTTAGTCCAAAGCAAGCTCAATTGAACTTATCTCGTGAAATAGGATCGAAAGATTTTAATCAATTGAAAGAAGATGCAAAAACGACTTGGGAAACTGAATTCGCCAGAATTAAAGTTGAAGGTGGAACAGATGATCAATTAAAAACATTCTATTCTTGTTTGTACAGAGTATTGTTATTCCCACGCAAGTTTTATGAAATTAATGATAAAAATGAAGTAATTCATTACAGTCCATACAATGGTAAGGTGCTGCCCGGCTATATGTTTACAGATAATGGCTTTTGGGATACATTCCGGGCAGTCTTTCCATTTTTTACTTTGATGTATCCAGATTTGAATGCTCAAATTATGGAAGGATTGGCAAATACCTACAAAGAAAGTGGATGGTTGCCAGAATGGGCAAGTCCTGGTCACAGAGGTTGTATGATTGGCTCGAATTCGGCATCCTTAATTGCTGATTCTTATTTAAAAGGAATTCGTGGTTATGATATTGAAACTTTGTATGAAGCAATTTTGAAAAACACTCAAGGATACAACGAAGAAGTTAATTCTGTTGGCCGTTTTGGTGCAGCTTATTATAATGAATTGGGATATGTACCTTACAATGTTGGCGTAAATGAAAATACCGCAAGAACCTTGGAGTATGCTTATGCTGATTTCTGTATCTGGAAGTTAGCTCAGGAGTTAGGTCGTCCGCAAGCGGAGATTGATTTGTTTGCTAAAAGAGCACAAAATTTCAAGAACGTATTTGATAAGGAATCGGGCTTAATGCGTGGTAAAAATGAGGATGGTAATTTCCAATCTCCATTTAATCCATTAAAATGGGGTGATGCATTTACAGAAGGGAATAGCTTGCATTACACATGGTCTGTTTTCCAGGATATTGATGGATTGATTAATTTAATGGGAGGCAAAGAAAAGTTCATTTCTACTTTGGATGGTGTATTCGAAATGGCTCCTGAATTTGATGCTTCGTATTATGGATTTACCATCCACGAGATTCGTGAAATGCAGATTGCTAATATGGGGAATTATGCACATGGAAATCAGCCAATCCAACACATGATTTACTTGTATAACTTTGCAGGTCAACCTTGGAAAGCTCAGTCGCGAGTTCGCGAGGTAATGGACAAGTTATACACGCCACAAGCTGATGGCTATTGTGGTGATGAAGATAATGGTCAGACTTCTGCATGGTATGTGTTTAGTTCAATGGGATTCTATCCTGTTTGTCCTGGAACCGACGAGTATGTGTTTGGATCACCTTTGTTTGATAAAGTAACACTGACCATGCAAAATGGTAAAACATTCACGATTACAAGTTCTGGAAACACAAGTGAAAATGTATATGTGAATGATATCAAATTGAATGGAAAAACTTATGGTGAAAATTACATTAAACACAACGAATTCTTGAACGGGGGAAATCTTGAATTTAAGATGTCAGCAGAACCGAATAAGGAAAGAGGAACTTCAGAGGAAAGTTTTCCTTATTCAATGAGTAAATAA